One window of Pseudomonas urmiensis genomic DNA carries:
- the mdtD gene encoding multidrug transporter subunit MdtD, which produces MSERPPLDPVTARWIPWVVAIAFFMQSLDGTILNTALPAMARSLEEDPLRMQGVIIAYMLTVALLIPASGWIADRFGTKRIFFSAILLFSFGSLLCAIANSLTFLIIARIIQGLGGALMLPVGRLVVLRAYPRSELVRIMSFITIPGLLGPLLGPTMGGWLVEILSWHWIFLLNLPVGALGCYAVWKFIPDLRGTERTTFDAPGFILFGAAMVLITIAMEGLGELHLPHLRVMLLLFAGMACLAAYWLRAGRDPEPLFSPSLFRVRTFAIGILGNLFARLGSGALPFLVPLLLQIALGYSPSQAGMSMIPLAAAAMLAKSIARPLIERLGYRIILTGNTLLLGILLASLGLVDEQTPYALLLVQLSLLGAVNSLQFTAMNTVTLIDLDDASASSGNSLLSVVAQLSLSLGVACAGALLGGFTAAGSAEGVETTLGAFQLTFFTIGLMAMLAAAIFLQLAPTDGRRARRPEPEIEP; this is translated from the coding sequence ATGTCCGAACGCCCGCCGCTGGACCCCGTCACCGCCCGCTGGATCCCCTGGGTCGTGGCCATCGCCTTCTTCATGCAGTCGCTGGACGGCACCATCCTCAATACCGCCCTGCCGGCCATGGCCCGTTCACTCGAAGAAGACCCACTGCGCATGCAAGGCGTGATCATCGCCTACATGCTCACCGTCGCCCTGCTGATTCCGGCCTCTGGCTGGATTGCCGATCGCTTCGGCACCAAACGGATCTTCTTCAGCGCGATTCTGCTATTCAGCTTCGGCTCGCTGCTGTGCGCCATCGCCAACAGCCTGACCTTCCTGATCATTGCCCGGATCATCCAGGGCCTGGGCGGCGCGCTGATGCTGCCGGTGGGGCGCCTGGTGGTCCTGCGCGCCTATCCGCGCTCGGAGCTGGTGCGGATCATGAGCTTCATCACCATTCCCGGCCTGCTCGGCCCGCTGCTCGGGCCGACGATGGGCGGTTGGCTGGTGGAGATCCTCAGTTGGCACTGGATCTTTTTGCTCAACCTGCCGGTGGGCGCCCTGGGCTGCTACGCGGTATGGAAGTTCATCCCTGATCTGCGCGGCACGGAACGGACCACCTTCGATGCCCCGGGCTTCATTCTGTTCGGCGCGGCGATGGTACTGATCACCATCGCCATGGAAGGCCTGGGCGAGCTGCACCTGCCGCACTTGCGCGTGATGTTGCTGCTGTTCGCCGGCATGGCGTGCCTGGCGGCCTATTGGCTGCGCGCCGGGCGCGATCCGGAGCCGCTGTTCTCGCCCAGCCTGTTCCGCGTGCGGACCTTTGCCATCGGCATCCTGGGTAACCTGTTCGCTCGCCTGGGCAGCGGCGCGTTGCCATTTTTGGTGCCGTTGTTGCTGCAAATCGCCTTGGGCTACTCGCCCTCCCAGGCGGGGATGAGCATGATCCCCCTGGCGGCGGCAGCGATGCTCGCCAAGTCAATTGCCAGGCCGCTGATCGAACGCCTGGGCTACCGGATCATCCTCACCGGCAATACCTTGCTGCTGGGCATTCTGCTGGCCAGCCTGGGCCTGGTGGACGAGCAGACGCCTTACGCCCTGCTGCTGGTGCAGTTGTCCTTGCTCGGCGCGGTCAACTCGCTGCAGTTCACCGCGATGAATACAGTGACCCTGATCGACCTGGACGACGCCAGCGCCAGCAGTGGCAACAGCTTGCTGTCGGTGGTCGCGCAGCTGTCGCTGAGCCTGGGCGTGGCCTGCGCCGGTGCCTTGCTTGGCGGTTTCACCGCGGCCGGCAGCGCCGAGGGCGTGGAAACCACCCTGGGCGCGTTCCAGCTGACCTTCTTCACCATCGGCCTGATGGCCATGCTGGCGGCGGCGATCTTCCTGCAACTGGCGCCGACAGACGGAAGGCGTGCCCGTCGTCCGGAACCGGAGATCGAACCTTAG
- a CDS encoding TldD/PmbA family protein, giving the protein MSATPQQRFEQLLSALRAALQDGEQFTLGFSAEQSQFIRFNHAKVRQAGEVSQASAQLRLVRDGRQAEQQFTLCGDAELDRQRLHEALEQLRQTLPLLALDPYLSLDDSAWQSHSQQQQALPDIAEVLALVEREAGQLDLVGIYAAGPICRGFASSYGAFGWHQANSFNFDWSLFHANGQAVKANYAGQSWDAAAMVERLRLSREQLAFLGRPAITLKPGSYRAYLAPAAMDEIAGMLGWGGFSAQALTTGNSPLQRLYGGDAQLNPLVSFDEQVSGSLSPAFSDEGLPRRDVRLIGEGRGLERLISARSAAEFALTANGADSYEAPCALSLAPGNLPSAQILQRLGTGLYISNLWYLNYSDLPAARMTGLTRFATFWVEDGQIQGPVSTMRFDDTLYNLLGNQLEDLTCERELILSTSTYGQRHTGSSHLPGALVKGLTLTL; this is encoded by the coding sequence ATGAGCGCCACACCCCAGCAACGCTTCGAACAGCTGCTGAGCGCCTTGCGCGCTGCGCTGCAGGATGGCGAGCAGTTCACCCTCGGTTTCAGCGCCGAGCAGTCGCAATTTATCCGTTTCAACCATGCCAAGGTGCGTCAGGCTGGCGAAGTCAGCCAGGCCAGCGCGCAACTGCGGCTGGTGCGCGATGGCCGCCAAGCCGAGCAGCAGTTCACCCTGTGTGGCGACGCCGAGCTCGACCGCCAGCGCCTGCACGAGGCCCTCGAGCAACTGCGCCAGACCCTGCCACTGCTGGCGCTCGATCCTTACCTGAGCCTGGACGACAGCGCCTGGCAGTCGCACAGCCAGCAGCAACAAGCGCTGCCTGACATCGCCGAGGTGCTGGCGCTGGTGGAACGCGAGGCGGGTCAGTTGGACCTGGTGGGTATCTACGCAGCCGGGCCGATCTGTCGGGGCTTTGCCAGCTCCTATGGCGCCTTTGGCTGGCATCAGGCCAATAGCTTCAACTTCGACTGGAGCCTGTTCCACGCCAATGGCCAGGCGGTCAAAGCCAACTACGCCGGGCAGTCGTGGGATGCTGCAGCGATGGTCGAGCGCCTGCGCCTGAGCCGCGAGCAACTGGCGTTTCTTGGCCGGCCGGCGATTACCCTCAAGCCTGGCAGCTATCGCGCCTACCTGGCGCCAGCGGCCATGGATGAAATTGCCGGGATGCTCGGCTGGGGCGGCTTCTCAGCCCAGGCCCTGACCACGGGTAACAGCCCGTTGCAGCGACTGTACGGCGGCGATGCGCAGCTCAATCCGCTGGTCAGTTTCGACGAGCAGGTCAGCGGCTCGCTGAGCCCTGCGTTTTCCGATGAAGGCCTGCCGCGCCGCGATGTTCGGCTGATCGGCGAAGGGCGTGGCCTGGAGCGGCTGATCAGCGCGCGCAGCGCCGCCGAGTTCGCCCTGACGGCCAATGGCGCCGACAGCTACGAAGCGCCGTGCGCCCTGAGCCTGGCGCCGGGCAATCTGCCTTCGGCGCAGATTCTGCAGCGCCTGGGCACCGGGCTGTACATCAGCAACCTGTGGTACCTGAACTACTCGGACCTGCCAGCGGCGCGCATGACCGGCCTGACCCGTTTTGCCACCTTCTGGGTGGAGGATGGCCAGATCCAGGGGCCGGTCAGCACCATGCGCTTCGACGATACCTTGTACAACCTGCTGGGTAACCAGCTGGAGGACCTGACCTGTGAGCGCGAGTTGATCCTGTCGACCAGCACCTATGGCCAGCGGCACACCGGATCGAGTCATTTGCCCGGGGCGTTGGTCAAAGGGCTCACGCTTACCCTGTAA
- the dbpA gene encoding ATP-dependent RNA helicase DbpA, whose translation MLANLDALGYAAMTPIQAQSLPVILKGQDLIAQAKTGSGKTAAFGIGLLNPINPRYFGCQALVLCPTRELADQVAKELRRLARAEDNIKILTLCGGVSLGPQIASLEHGAHIIVGTPGRVQQHLDKGTLVLDGLNTLVLDEADRMLDMGFFDAIASIIGKTPARRQTLLFSATYPSGIEQLAADFMRKPQQVKVEALHSETQIEQSFIEIDPQQRLEALTRVLGHYRPESCVAFCFTKQQCEEVVAHLTAKGIVAQALHGDLEQRDRDQVLAMFANRSSSVLVATDVAARGLDIDGLDMVINVELARDAEIHVHRVGRTGRAGEKGVAVSLVAPAEGHRAQAIEQLQKRPLRWEQLDSLKNKGGEPLLPVMATLCIAAGRKDKLRPGDILGALTGDAGIPGKQVGKIAIFDFQAFVAVERALAKQAMQRLNSGKIKGRSLKVRIL comes from the coding sequence ATGCTGGCCAACCTGGACGCCCTCGGCTATGCCGCGATGACCCCGATCCAGGCCCAGAGCCTGCCGGTCATCCTCAAGGGCCAGGACCTGATCGCCCAGGCCAAGACCGGCAGCGGCAAGACCGCCGCCTTCGGCATCGGCCTGCTCAACCCGATCAACCCGCGCTACTTCGGCTGCCAGGCGCTGGTCCTGTGCCCGACCCGCGAGCTGGCCGACCAGGTCGCCAAAGAACTGCGCCGGCTGGCCCGGGCCGAGGACAACATCAAGATCCTGACCCTGTGCGGCGGCGTCTCGCTCGGCCCGCAGATCGCCTCGCTGGAGCATGGCGCGCACATCATCGTCGGTACCCCAGGCCGGGTGCAGCAGCACCTGGACAAGGGCACCCTGGTGCTCGACGGGCTCAACACCCTGGTGCTCGACGAAGCTGACCGGATGCTCGACATGGGCTTCTTCGACGCCATCGCCAGCATCATCGGCAAGACCCCGGCGCGCCGCCAGACCTTGCTGTTCTCCGCCACCTATCCAAGCGGCATCGAGCAACTGGCCGCAGACTTCATGCGCAAGCCGCAGCAGGTCAAGGTCGAGGCGTTGCACAGCGAAACCCAGATCGAGCAGAGCTTTATCGAGATCGACCCACAGCAGCGCCTCGAAGCGCTGACCCGGGTGCTTGGCCACTATCGCCCTGAATCGTGCGTGGCGTTCTGCTTCACCAAGCAGCAGTGCGAAGAGGTGGTTGCCCACCTCACCGCCAAGGGCATCGTTGCCCAGGCCCTGCACGGTGATCTGGAGCAGCGTGACCGCGATCAGGTGCTGGCCATGTTCGCCAACCGCAGCAGCTCGGTACTGGTGGCCACTGACGTCGCCGCCCGTGGCCTGGACATCGATGGCCTGGACATGGTGATCAACGTTGAACTGGCGCGTGACGCCGAGATCCACGTACACCGCGTTGGCCGTACCGGTCGCGCAGGCGAGAAAGGCGTGGCGGTGAGCCTGGTGGCACCGGCCGAAGGCCATCGCGCGCAGGCCATCGAGCAGTTGCAGAAGCGCCCGCTGCGCTGGGAGCAACTGGACAGCCTGAAGAACAAAGGCGGCGAACCGCTGCTGCCGGTCATGGCCACCTTGTGCATTGCCGCCGGACGCAAAGACAAGCTGCGCCCAGGCGATATCCTTGGCGCGCTGACCGGTGATGCGGGGATTCCTGGCAAGCAGGTGGGCAAGATCGCCATCTTCGACTTCCAGGCCTTCGTG